A window from Microbacterium ginsengiterrae encodes these proteins:
- a CDS encoding carbohydrate ABC transporter permease, translating to MTTEAVVTGRGGSVRAPRRRTGGERRSYVAAHIVLGVGALIMAFPFLWQIIMSLSTNAQVQSVTPVFWPGELQWDNYAEVFQRLPFLQQFGNSVLITVIRTVAQLILCTMAGYAFARLRFRGRGILLAVVLSILMVPSQVYLLSQYQIIQNIGLLNSIGGLVLPGLFSAFGTFLMRTAFLAMPAELEEAARLDGANTFQIFWRIMLPLATPTMSVLAITTVLWSWNELLWPLVVSSYSTQMPLSAGLATLLSDRTTDYPVAMAASILAMAPVLIMFIILQRRVIDGLASSGLK from the coding sequence GTGACGACCGAAGCCGTCGTGACCGGTCGCGGCGGGAGCGTTCGCGCCCCACGGCGTCGTACCGGCGGCGAACGCAGATCCTACGTCGCCGCGCACATCGTGCTCGGCGTGGGCGCGCTGATCATGGCGTTCCCATTCCTCTGGCAGATCATCATGTCGCTGTCGACCAATGCACAGGTGCAGAGCGTCACACCCGTGTTCTGGCCAGGTGAGCTCCAGTGGGACAACTACGCCGAGGTCTTCCAGCGGCTGCCGTTTCTGCAGCAGTTCGGCAACTCGGTACTGATCACCGTCATCCGCACCGTCGCCCAGCTGATCCTGTGCACCATGGCCGGCTACGCCTTCGCGCGTCTTCGGTTCCGCGGCCGCGGCATCCTTCTGGCCGTGGTGCTGTCGATCCTGATGGTTCCCTCGCAGGTCTACCTGCTGTCGCAGTACCAGATCATCCAGAACATCGGACTCCTCAACAGCATCGGCGGGCTCGTGCTCCCCGGGCTCTTCAGCGCCTTCGGCACGTTCCTCATGCGCACGGCATTCCTGGCCATGCCGGCCGAGCTCGAAGAGGCCGCGCGTCTGGACGGCGCCAACACGTTCCAGATCTTCTGGCGGATCATGCTTCCGCTTGCCACCCCGACCATGAGTGTGCTCGCCATCACGACGGTGCTGTGGTCGTGGAACGAACTGCTCTGGCCGCTGGTGGTCTCCAGCTACAGCACGCAGATGCCGCTGTCGGCGGGTCTTGCGACACTGCTGAGCGACCGCACGACCGACTATCCGGTTGCGATGGCGGCCAGCATCCTGGCGATGGCTCCCGTGCTGATCATGTTCATCATCCTGCAGCGGCGGGTGATCGACGGGCTGGCATCCTCGGGTCTGAAGTAG
- a CDS encoding carbohydrate ABC transporter permease, with translation MTLAERTAAPPAPSRSGRSGPTTPRRRTNDGWWALVFVGPLVLGIGVFYIWPIIQTAGFSFTSFGVFGDVAFAGMDNFVRLFGESEFYLSLGNTLLYTAIVLLGVPIAVLLASLLNLPGLRFASLYRVLFFLPYVAMPTAIAFVWRIIFNGDFGLVNYVLGFFGIEGPYWVSTPGFAILAVAIVGLWSSLGFSMIILAAGLKTIPPELYEAASLDGASRWRQFRSITVPLLTPSIFFVTIITVIAGFQLFDLLYAILGTTATNASLPKSMSLVYYFYQAGFVTNEKGFAAAVAMIIFVIIGFVTFLQFRFQRRWVHSD, from the coding sequence TTGACCCTTGCCGAGCGCACGGCCGCTCCTCCCGCTCCCTCGCGGAGCGGGAGGAGCGGCCCCACCACCCCGCGCCGCCGGACCAATGACGGGTGGTGGGCGCTGGTGTTCGTCGGGCCGCTCGTGCTCGGGATCGGCGTCTTCTACATCTGGCCGATCATCCAGACCGCCGGTTTCTCGTTCACGAGCTTCGGCGTCTTCGGTGATGTCGCTTTCGCGGGGATGGACAACTTCGTTCGGCTGTTCGGCGAGTCCGAGTTCTACCTTTCACTCGGCAACACGCTGCTCTACACGGCGATCGTGCTTCTCGGTGTTCCGATCGCGGTGCTGCTGGCGAGCCTCCTCAACCTTCCGGGCCTCCGCTTCGCCTCGCTGTACCGGGTGCTCTTCTTCCTGCCGTATGTCGCGATGCCCACCGCGATCGCGTTCGTCTGGCGGATCATCTTCAACGGCGACTTCGGCCTGGTGAACTACGTGCTCGGATTCTTCGGCATCGAGGGGCCGTATTGGGTCAGCACGCCCGGTTTCGCCATTCTCGCCGTCGCGATCGTCGGGCTGTGGTCCTCGCTGGGCTTCTCGATGATCATCCTCGCGGCCGGGCTCAAGACGATCCCGCCCGAGCTGTACGAGGCGGCATCGCTGGATGGCGCGAGCCGTTGGCGTCAGTTCCGCTCGATCACGGTGCCCCTGCTCACTCCGAGCATCTTCTTCGTGACGATCATCACCGTGATCGCGGGCTTCCAGCTCTTCGACCTGCTCTACGCGATCCTCGGTACGACCGCGACCAACGCCTCGCTGCCCAAGAGCATGTCGCTCGTCTACTACTTCTACCAAGCCGGATTCGTGACCAACGAGAAGGGCTTCGCGGCCGCTGTGGCGATGATCATCTTCGTCATCATCGGCTTCGTCACCTTCCTCCAGTTCCGCTTCCAGCGCAGATGGGTGCACAGTGACTGA
- a CDS encoding ABC transporter substrate-binding protein, whose amino-acid sequence MRKSRFAGRMFGALALTSAVALTAAACSGGGGAGPSTPAEYAAPDSDLTATITYGLWDQNQVPAIEESIEAFNELYPNITVNLSVTPFSEYWTKLQTQASSDTLPDLFWMNGPNIQLYALNDKIEPITGAVDAGDIDPSKYPESLVDLYTVGDTSYGVPKDFDTIGVWVNKELFERAGVELPAADWTWDDFQATATEISTKLAGEGSYGGAGGMDGQTTYYNTILQAGGEVIEGDSSGYNTPEAQAGIQFWTDLIASGGSPTMSQLTDTSADQWFTSGKLAMYWGGSWFRSALTDVPFADSVDALPLPQGEEQATVIHGVANVVAASSENKQAAQALQVFLAGEEAQLAQGEFGSIMPAYEGTQEAFVASMPQANLQVFVDAVDYSRPLPVSANTAAWNALESELLPQAFSGERPVAEVTAELAEQMDAALAEEPR is encoded by the coding sequence ATGAGAAAGTCCCGATTCGCCGGTCGCATGTTCGGCGCTCTCGCCCTCACGAGCGCCGTCGCCCTCACGGCCGCCGCCTGCAGCGGCGGCGGTGGCGCAGGCCCATCCACTCCGGCCGAGTACGCCGCACCCGACAGCGACCTGACCGCCACGATCACCTACGGTCTCTGGGATCAGAACCAGGTTCCCGCCATCGAGGAGAGCATCGAGGCGTTCAACGAGCTCTACCCCAACATCACCGTCAACCTGAGTGTGACCCCGTTCAGCGAGTACTGGACGAAGCTGCAGACGCAGGCGTCGAGCGACACGCTCCCCGATCTGTTCTGGATGAACGGTCCGAACATCCAGCTCTACGCCCTCAACGACAAGATCGAACCCATCACGGGCGCAGTGGATGCCGGTGACATCGACCCGTCGAAGTACCCCGAGTCGCTCGTCGACCTCTACACGGTCGGCGACACGAGCTACGGCGTGCCGAAGGATTTCGACACCATCGGCGTCTGGGTCAACAAGGAACTGTTCGAGCGCGCCGGAGTCGAGTTGCCGGCCGCGGACTGGACGTGGGACGACTTCCAGGCAACAGCCACCGAGATCTCGACCAAACTGGCCGGCGAAGGCAGCTACGGCGGCGCCGGCGGCATGGACGGCCAGACGACCTACTACAACACGATCCTGCAGGCCGGCGGCGAGGTCATCGAGGGCGACAGCTCGGGTTACAACACGCCGGAGGCCCAGGCCGGCATCCAGTTCTGGACGGATCTGATCGCGTCCGGAGGGTCCCCCACGATGTCGCAGCTCACCGACACATCGGCCGACCAATGGTTCACCTCGGGAAAGCTCGCAATGTACTGGGGCGGCAGCTGGTTCCGGTCCGCGCTGACCGATGTGCCCTTCGCCGACAGCGTGGACGCACTCCCGCTCCCGCAGGGCGAGGAGCAGGCCACCGTCATCCACGGTGTCGCGAACGTGGTCGCCGCGTCGTCGGAGAACAAGCAGGCAGCACAAGCGCTGCAGGTCTTCCTGGCCGGCGAAGAGGCACAGCTCGCGCAGGGCGAATTCGGTTCGATCATGCCCGCATACGAGGGCACGCAGGAGGCCTTCGTCGCATCCATGCCGCAGGCGAACCTGCAGGTCTTCGTCGACGCGGTGGACTACTCGCGCCCCCTCCCGGTGAGCGCCAACACCGCTGCGTGGAACGCCCTCGAGTCGGAACTGCTCCCGCAGGCGTTCTCCGGTGAGCGACCGGTCGCCGAAGTGACCGCAGAACTCGCGGAGCAGATGGATGCGGCGCTGGCTGAGGAGCCGCGTTGA
- a CDS encoding Gfo/Idh/MocA family protein codes for MTHTSPASGSRSVRVAVVGTGARSVIAHHVPLAWPGAQIVAAVDPSPRGQERARTLFPDVPVFDDVSALLAGDRPDAAIVTSPDDTHADIAVELLRAGVAVYLEKPLATTLEDADRILVAAAESGSVLYVGHNFRHAGVVRRMKEIIDRGEIGAVKTIWVRHFVGNGGDYYFKDWHADRARTNTLLLQKASHDLDVVHYLAGSYTRRVVGMGDLMVYGEIQDRRERPDETMPDWFSFDNWPPAAATGLNPVVDVEDVSMMLMTLDSGVLASYEQCHFTPDYWRNYTVIGTEGRLENIGDTGGGVVKVWNRRREWEVAGDLEYPIDGVASGHEDADLATMREFLALVMDGTPTVVSPLAARAAVAAGALAAESIRSGSRPLDVPPLPQHVVEHFRSPHPSLTHDPFERNTR; via the coding sequence ATGACGCACACGTCTCCGGCATCCGGATCGCGCTCCGTCCGCGTCGCCGTCGTCGGCACGGGCGCCCGCAGCGTGATCGCGCATCACGTGCCCCTGGCCTGGCCCGGTGCGCAGATCGTCGCGGCCGTCGACCCCTCGCCGCGCGGCCAGGAGCGGGCGCGCACGCTGTTCCCCGACGTCCCCGTCTTCGACGACGTCTCGGCGCTCCTCGCCGGCGACCGTCCGGATGCGGCGATCGTGACCTCACCGGACGACACGCATGCCGACATCGCCGTCGAACTTCTTCGCGCGGGCGTCGCGGTGTACCTCGAGAAGCCTCTGGCCACGACGCTCGAGGATGCGGACCGCATCCTCGTAGCGGCCGCGGAGTCCGGTTCGGTTCTCTACGTCGGCCACAACTTCCGGCACGCAGGGGTCGTGCGGCGGATGAAGGAGATCATCGACCGCGGTGAGATCGGCGCGGTGAAAACCATCTGGGTGCGGCACTTCGTCGGCAACGGCGGCGACTACTACTTCAAGGACTGGCACGCCGACCGCGCCCGCACGAACACTCTTCTGCTGCAGAAGGCCAGTCACGACCTCGACGTCGTGCACTACCTCGCCGGCTCCTACACGCGACGCGTGGTGGGGATGGGCGATCTCATGGTCTACGGCGAGATCCAGGACAGACGCGAGCGTCCGGACGAGACGATGCCGGACTGGTTCTCGTTCGACAACTGGCCACCGGCAGCAGCGACCGGACTCAATCCCGTCGTCGACGTCGAAGACGTCTCGATGATGCTTATGACACTCGACTCCGGCGTGCTCGCCAGTTACGAACAGTGCCATTTCACGCCGGATTACTGGCGCAACTACACGGTCATCGGCACGGAGGGACGCCTCGAGAACATCGGCGACACCGGAGGCGGCGTCGTGAAGGTGTGGAACCGCCGCCGCGAGTGGGAAGTCGCCGGAGATCTCGAATATCCGATCGACGGCGTCGCGAGCGGGCATGAGGATGCCGACCTGGCGACGATGCGCGAGTTCCTCGCTCTTGTCATGGATGGTACGCCCACCGTCGTGTCGCCGCTCGCCGCCCGCGCCGCCGTGGCCGCGGGAGCGCTCGCCGCGGAATCCATCCGCTCCGGGTCCCGCCCGCTCGACGTCCCCCCGCTTCCGCAGCACGTGGTCGAACACTTCCGTTCGCCGCATCCCTCCCTCACGCACGACCCGTTCGAAAGGAACACCCGATGA
- a CDS encoding DeoR/GlpR family DNA-binding transcription regulator, protein MQQQQRLNLVLELISERGNVSIADIGEQLGVSTATARRDLNMLAEQRLVTRTHGGASALGSGYELPLQYKIARQADAKLAIARAVEGLIEPGATVGMNGGTTVTEVARALGRSERMSSIAGEPGVTIVTNALNIAFESSVRENIKIVVTGGVPRRQSYELIGPLVAASLRDFSLDIAVLGVDGLTAELGATTLHEGEADASRHIASVARRVVVAADQTKIGRSTFARICPLDDIDVLVTDAPLPARVAAQFEKENVEVVIAPTGRATAAQ, encoded by the coding sequence ATGCAGCAGCAGCAACGACTCAATCTCGTGCTCGAACTCATCAGTGAACGGGGCAACGTCTCGATCGCCGATATCGGCGAGCAGCTGGGAGTCTCGACGGCAACCGCACGGCGCGACCTGAACATGCTGGCGGAGCAGCGGCTCGTCACGCGAACGCATGGTGGTGCCTCGGCACTCGGGTCCGGCTACGAACTCCCCCTCCAGTACAAGATCGCGCGCCAGGCGGACGCGAAGCTGGCGATCGCCCGCGCCGTCGAAGGACTCATCGAACCGGGCGCCACGGTCGGGATGAACGGCGGGACGACCGTGACCGAGGTCGCACGAGCACTCGGCCGCAGCGAGCGCATGTCGTCGATCGCCGGTGAGCCCGGCGTCACGATCGTGACGAACGCGCTCAACATCGCATTCGAATCCTCGGTCCGCGAGAACATCAAGATCGTCGTCACCGGCGGCGTCCCTCGCCGCCAGTCGTATGAGCTGATCGGCCCTCTCGTCGCCGCGTCTTTGCGCGACTTCTCCCTCGACATCGCGGTGCTGGGCGTCGACGGACTCACGGCAGAACTCGGTGCGACGACGCTGCACGAAGGCGAGGCGGACGCCAGTCGCCACATCGCCTCCGTCGCACGCCGCGTGGTGGTCGCCGCAGACCAGACGAAGATCGGCCGCAGCACGTTCGCCCGCATCTGCCCGCTCGACGACATCGACGTGCTCGTGACGGACGCGCCGCTCCCGGCCCGCGTGGCAGCGCAGTTCGAGAAGGAGAACGTCGAAGTCGTGATCGCTCCCACCGGGCGGGCGACTGCAGCCCAGTAA
- a CDS encoding SIS domain-containing protein yields MTRTYVEDEIASQPQTWSEAAELASSVSASLPAPGERVAFVGCGTSWFVAMAVAVRRESLGLGESDAFAASEFPAGRAYDRVVAISRSGTTTEVMELLSAVDAPTTLITAVPDSPATALADATVALAFADEQSVVQTRFATSVIALLRSHFGDDLTEAIADARTALTIDVERLVSVDQCTFVATGWAVGLTSEAALKTREAAQFWAESYPAMDYRHGPIAIAQPGRLVWNLGGAPKGLAEEVAATGAEYVSHDLDPLAALVVAQRFAVALAVSKGLDPDRPRSLTRSVILT; encoded by the coding sequence ATGACCCGCACCTACGTCGAGGACGAGATCGCCTCCCAGCCGCAGACCTGGTCTGAGGCTGCCGAGCTGGCGAGTTCGGTGTCCGCCTCCCTGCCGGCTCCCGGCGAACGCGTCGCCTTCGTGGGATGCGGCACGAGCTGGTTCGTTGCGATGGCGGTCGCTGTGCGACGTGAGAGCCTCGGACTCGGCGAGTCGGATGCGTTCGCAGCCAGTGAGTTCCCCGCCGGGCGCGCGTACGACCGCGTCGTGGCGATCTCGCGCTCGGGAACGACCACCGAGGTCATGGAGCTCCTCAGCGCCGTCGACGCACCGACCACGCTGATCACGGCGGTGCCCGACTCGCCAGCCACCGCTCTTGCCGACGCCACGGTCGCGCTCGCTTTCGCGGACGAGCAGTCCGTCGTGCAGACGCGCTTCGCCACGAGCGTCATCGCGCTTCTGCGCAGTCACTTCGGGGACGACCTGACCGAGGCGATCGCCGACGCGCGAACGGCGCTCACGATAGATGTCGAACGGCTGGTCTCCGTGGATCAGTGCACCTTCGTCGCGACGGGTTGGGCCGTCGGCCTCACCAGCGAGGCAGCGCTCAAGACGCGCGAGGCCGCACAGTTCTGGGCGGAGTCCTACCCCGCCATGGATTACCGTCACGGCCCGATCGCGATCGCACAGCCCGGCCGGCTGGTCTGGAACCTCGGGGGAGCGCCCAAGGGACTCGCGGAAGAAGTCGCGGCGACCGGTGCCGAGTACGTCTCACACGACCTCGACCCGCTTGCAGCGCTCGTCGTCGCACAGCGCTTCGCGGTGGCCCTCGCAGTCTCCAAGGGTCTCGACCCCGACCGCCCGCGCTCGTTGACGCGCTCCGTCATCCTGACGTGA